A single genomic interval of Perca fluviatilis chromosome 19, GENO_Pfluv_1.0, whole genome shotgun sequence harbors:
- the emx2 gene encoding homeobox protein EMX2 translates to MFQPTPKRCFTIESLVAKDNPVPVSRTEEPIRPAALSYANSGQMNPFLNGFHSGGRGVYSNPDLVFAEAVSHQQNSAVPVHSVAPPHALAHPLSSSHSPHPLFASQQRDPSTFYPWLLHRYRYLGHRFQGNETSPESFLLHNALARKPKRIRTAFSPSQLLRLEHAFEKNHYVVGAERKQLAHSLSLTETQVKVWFQNRRTKFKRQKLEEEGSESQQKKKGSHHINRWRMATKQGSPEEIDVTSDD, encoded by the exons ATGTTTCAACCTACACCCAAGAGGTGTTTTACTATAGAGTCTTTAGTGGCGAAGGATAATCCTGTACCGGTGTCCCGCACAGAGGAGCCCATCAGGCCAGCGGCTCTCAGCTATGCAAACTCCGGCCAGATGAACCCCTTCCTCAACGGCTTTCACTCCGGCGGCAGGGGCGTCTACTCTAACCCGGACTTGGTGTTTGCGGAGGCGGTCTCTCATCAGCAAAACTCCGCTGTCCCGGTGCATTCGGTGGCCCCGCCGCACGCTCTGGCTCACCCGCTTTCGTCCTCTCACAGTCCGCACCCTCTTTTTGCCAGCCAGCAAAGGGACCCCTCAACTTTCTACCCCTGGTTATTACACAGATATAGGTACTTGGGTCACAGATTTCAAG GTAATGAAACGAGTCCAGAGAGCTTCCTTTTGCACAACGCGCTGGCCAGAAAGCCCAAAAGAATCCGGACAGCTTTTTCACCTTCGCAACTCCTGCGGCTCGAGCACGCGTTTGAGAAAAACCATTACGTGGTGGGAGCAGAAAGGAAACAGCTCGCCCACAGCCTTAGCCTCACAGAAACTCAG GTAAAAGTGTGGTTTCAGAACCGGAGGACGAAGTTCAAGCGGCAGAAGTTGGAGGAGGAGGGCTCGGAGTCTcagcagaagaagaaaggaTCGCATCATATAAACCGGTGGAGAATGGCGACTAAACAGGGGAGCCCAGAGGAAATTGATGTCACTtcggacgattaa